From a region of the Podarcis muralis chromosome 16, rPodMur119.hap1.1, whole genome shotgun sequence genome:
- the DRC10 gene encoding dynein regulatory complex protein 10 → MATQVVHLSTQSDANLTRKVNLRMPLKILEPGRSKLSTVETKRIISVMDDTIFKVELVSAFSYIIKNLEDMSAVLGPELTGALKEHLRLSNVMEATLTRLEEEGVLQKGTARGWLIDTEDPSGYLVLHIQGLRSSVRNIVRLFFAHPLAYQAIQDIANFRQLAVSQFIKGLVELRGFLLEKLLTTPLEERERNRFIHEISQRDKKNTEMIAALEEELAAEIKSRDDEISRKNATIKDLKTHLHSLSKVSENQILRTRAEAEKAQKTELRGSQGKCAKLQQELNQLRAALNALIVEDRESELALRKKKYKVEMEIENWVQKYDIEMLEKQEEIEEIDVVYVVEKEQLAELREKYALLDQEYSQIKEERRVKQEQKEKAEKELAILVRAATLIQALWKGYLVRSLLRSKRKKKGKGRRGRK, encoded by the exons ATGGCAACCCAAGTAGTCCATCTGTCCACCCAATCAGATGCCAACCTGACCAGAAAGGTGAACCTCAGAATGCCCCTGAAGATCCTAGAGCCTGGTCGGTCAAAGCTATCCACTGTTGAGACCAAGAGAATTATATCTGTGATGGACGATACCATCTTTAAGGTGGAGCTGGTCAGCGCATTCTCTTACATCATCAAGaaccttgaggatatgagtgcAGTGTTGGGACCTGAACTTACAGGGGCTCTTAAGGAACACCTGCGGCTTTCAAACGTTATGGAGGCTACGCTCACCCGCCTTGAAGAGGAAGGGGTTTTGCAAAAGGGTACTGCCAGGGGGTGGCTCATTGACACTGAGGATCCAAGTGGCTACCTTGTCTTGCACATACAAGGCTTAAGGTCTTCTGTCCGAAATATTGTACGCCTGTTTTTTGCTCATCCCCTAGCTTATCAGGCAATACAAGATATTGCCAATTTCAGGCAGCTGGCTGTCTCACAGTTCATTAAAGGCCTTGTGGAGCTCAGGGGGTTCCTGCTTGAGAAGCTTCTGACTACGCCgttagaagagagagaaagaaatcggTTTATACATGAAATAAGTCAGCGAGACAAGAAAAACACAGAGATGATTGCAGCTttggaggaggaactggcagcGGAGATCAAGAGTCGTGATGATGAG ATCTCCAGGAAGAACGCCACAATCAAGGACCTCAAAACCCACTTGCACAGCCTCTCCAAGGTCTCCGAAAACCAAATCCTGCGCACCCGAGCCGAAGCGGAGAAGGCGCAGAAGACGGAGCTACGTGGGTCTCAGGGCAAGTGTGCCAAGTTGCAGCAGGAGCTGAATCAGCTCAGAGCCGCACTAAATGCCCTCATTGTGGAGGACCGGGAGTCTGAACTTGCTCTCCGGAAG aaaaaatacaaagtggaGATGGAAATAGAGAACTGGGTCCAGAAGTATGATATTGAGATGCTAGAAAAGCAG GAGGAGATCGAGGAGATTGACGTGGTCTATGTGGTAGAGAAGGAACAGCTGGCAGAGCTGAGAGAGAAGTATGCACTGCTGGATCAGGAATACAGCCAGatcaaggaggagaggagggtgaAGCAGGAGCAGAAGGAGAAGGCCGAGAAGGAGCTGGCCATCCTGGTCCGAGCTGCCACCCTCATCCAAGCCTTGTGGAAGGGCTACCTGGTGAGATCGCTGCTACGGtccaagaggaagaagaagggcaaagggaggagagggaggaagtga